The Salegentibacter mishustinae genomic interval AAACACGCAGTAAATCAATTGGATGGGATTTTAGATGTAATCCCTTCTTATGAAAATAAAAACACCGAGGTTAAATTTGATAATACAAAAACTTCTAAAGAAGATATTGAAAAAGCGATTAATTCTACCGGATATAAAGTGGTACATAAGTAAATTCAAACAAAATATTATGAAAAATCTATTAGTAATAACAGTTCTAGTTTTATCATTAACCTCATTCCAGGTTAAAGCGCAACAATGTTGCCCTACATCAAAAAGCCAAACAATAATGGAAGCAAGTATCAACCAGCAAACAACAAACACAGTTAAGTTTAAAATTGACGGAATTACCTGCGCGGGTTGTTCTAATGCTATTTACAATGCGCTTAAAGAAGTAGAAGGTGTTGTGGAACATTCGGTTGAATATCCCGGGGATATTGCCATTATTAAATTCGAAAACTCTAAAACAAATATCGAGACCTTAAAAAAGATTATAGAAAAGAAAGGCTATAAAGTTGAAAAGGTAATAGAGACTACCCAAAACGAGTCATAATTTTTTATTTACTCATATACTTAAGAAGTTACTTATATAATTAAGGAACAATTTACCTTTTTACATATTCAAAAAAAACAAAATTAAAATGGAGTGGTGAATCGTTATTTTATGCCTTCTACAATTTTAAAACAATATAAAGGAACTGAAGCTGTTGCAGGTGAACTTGATGGGTTAGTTAGTAATATTATTGCAGAAGTAACAAAATAAATCTATAAGCTATGTTGAATAAAAAATCTTTTTTATCCTTATTAGCCTTGTTTACAGGAGGATTTGTGCCTATAAACTTAATTGTGCTTTCTTTTGGCTATGCCCAATATTTCAAGGGAATCACAATGGGACCGAAAGTCATTAAAACAGCCCATGAATTTGGTGAGCCATATATGCTATTTGTATATATCCCTTCTATGCTCATCTTAACATGGATTATTTTTTACAGCAAGAAAAATTTCCCTGATCTATATAAACGAATTGTCGTGGGCCTCTTAGCAGGGGCAATAGCTACTATAGGTCTGGACTGGCTTCGTCAGATGGGGGTGATAGCCAGCTGGTTACCGGGAGATACTCCGGAAATGTTCGGGAAGATGGTAACGGGTAGTTCCGACTTTAATTCGTATTACTGGATAGGTCAATTGATCCATTTTATGAACGGTGCAAGTTTTGGATTGATATTTACCCTGGTATTTGGAAACTTTATCTCATATAATAAAACGGTTTTATGGGCAATAGGCTGGATGCTGATTATGGAGTTAGGCATGATGACCGGCCCTCCTATGGGACCGATGGTTGGGCTTTTTGGCATCAAATATATGTGGCCTCAATTATTTTTGATCACCCTTGCGGCCCATATTGTCCACGGTACCATTTTAGGATTGTTGGTACACCACTGGCTGGGGATTAACCATACCAAATGGCTAATTCCATTTTTAAAAGATAAATCATAATCAAAAATAAATTGGGTAGTAATTACCCTCAATATAAAAATAAAATAAATATGCAGAAAGAGATCACTTTGCCCATTCAGGGTATGACCTGTACCGGTTGTGCTACAGGCATCGAAAAAAAAGTAAAGCAATTAGAAGGAGTTATAGCATTAGATGTATCTTATCCTAAAGGCGAAGGAAAATTCATCTTTGATTCCAGCACCACATCTCAGCAAGATATTATTGATAACATAGAAATGTCTGGCCAATATAAAGCTAGTAACGGCCAACAGGTTTCAGATAAAAATAATTTTGACCTTATCATTGTTGGTGGAGGGTCAGCCGCATTTTCAGCAGCCATAAAAGCTGAAAGTTTAGGTCTTAAAACCCTTATGGTAAACGCGGGCTTGAATTTTGGCGGCACTTGTGTTAATGTAGGCTGTGTTCCTTCAAAAAACTTAATAAGAGCTGCCGAAACGGCATATCACGCAACCCATTCTAATTTTCAAGGGATCAGGCCTAAAGGTGTAGATATAGATTTTAGCCAGGTTATTAAAGATAAAAAAGACCTGGTAGCGGCCCTGCAGCAACAGAAATATATGGATGTGGTAAAAGATTTTAAGAACCTGGCCATGTTAACAGGATGGGCTGAGTTTGTGGATAAAGGTACCATTATTGTTGATGGGAAAGATACTTACACAGCCACAAACATTCTTATTGCGACCGGAGCTACCACCTACATCCCTAATATTGAAGGATTAAATGAGGTTGGCTATCTAACCAATGTATCCTTATTCGATTTAGAAGAAAAACCGCAAAGCCTGACCATTATGGGTGCGGGCTATATCGGGTTAGAAATTGCCATGGCATACAATAGATTGGGCGTAAAAGTGCGTATCATAGAATTCACCGACAGGCCTTTAAGAAGCCAGACCAAGGACATAACAGATGTGCTCGAAGCACAAATGAAGAAGGAAGGAATAGAAATCCTGCCTAATTTTCGAGCCTTTAAATTTGAAAAACAGGGAGCGGATACTATTATTCATTGTAACTGTCCCGACGGTACTACCACACAAATTATTGAAAAAGGCAAAATAGTGGTTGCCACAGGAACAAAACCTAATACTTCTAAACTAGGACTGGATAAGATCAAAATGAACCTTTCAGCGGTGGGACATGTTTTGGTGAACGAAAAGATGGAAACCAATATATCCAATATTTTTGCTGCCGGGGATGTTACCCAGACCCCTCCTTTTGTTTATACTGCAGCCACTGAAGGAAGTACTGCTGTAAGCAATGCGTTCTCACTTTCAAAAACCGGTATCGATTATTCTTCATTGCCTTGGGTAGTATTTACGGACCCTCAAGTTGCTGGGGCAGGTATGGACGAAATAGTAGCCGAAGAAGCCGGCCTTCCCTTCGAAGTGTCTAAATTAGACCTTAGCCATGTTCCCAGGGCTTTGGCCGCACAGGATACCAGAGGGTTTATTAAACTCATACGTAATACTGAAACCGATAAATTAATTGGCGCCAGAGTAATCGCACCCGAAGGAGGTGAATTGATACAACAATTAAGTATGGCCATAAAGTTTGGTATAACCGTAAAAGATTTGGCAGAAAGCTTTTATCCTTATTTAACCTTAGGAGAAGGGATAAAACTGGCAGCTATTACTTTTGGAAAGGATGTTTCTAAATTAAGCTGTTGTGCCAGCTAATAGTATGGGAGTTTCACGATGTATTCAATTGAAGAAAGGGATCATGCCGGGATTATTGCTAATCCCGGATATTACTGGCTTTACTAAATATATTAACGAGGCAGATCTACAATACAGTCAGATTACTATCGCACTCTTGCTGGAGGCAATACTTAAAAACAACAAATTAGGGCTTCAGGTTTCAGAAATAGAAGGTGATGCCATACTGTTTTATAGTTTCAAAAAAGATTATACTGTAGATGAAATTATAGAACAATGTTTTTTAATGCATCGAGCGTTTCACCATCAATTAAAGCAAATAATTGAAACAGATTGTTCGTGTGGGGCATGTACGCTTTTAGGAGAGCTTAGTTTAAAGTTCATTCTCCATTATGGAGAATTGGGATCTGTTATGATCAATGATTTTTGCAAACTCTATGGTAAGGAAGTAATTATAGCCCATAGATTATTGAAAAATGATTTGGCACTCAAAGAGTATATCCTTGCTACGGAAGATTTCTTTACCCAGTACGGAACTAATTATATAAGAAATTTACAATTTGAAAAAACATCTCAGGTTATTGATGAAGTCGGGATTATAAATTATCGATTTCTAAAATTTTATTAATTGTAATTATTAAAAGCATATGAAGAAACAGGAAATAATATTTGACGGTCATCAATTTGTGAATGGTTTTGAAAAGATGCTCAAGGAAATGAACCTTCCCAATAGTGATAAAGTGTATTGGGAATTACTTAAGGGAAGACCCCTGCCTCGAGGTCGCTTTTCTGAAGTGATGGATGTCCCTATAGATAAAGCACATCAAATAATACAGCAATACGGAGAGGTCAATAAAGAAGGTGAAATTGTGGGTTATTTAGGACTTTCTTTAAATAAAACTGTACATCAACTAAACTTTGACAATAAAACTTTGTATGCCTGGTGTGCAATGGATAGTATTTTATTACCCCGGTATCTAATGCATAGATGGGAAATAATATCAATAGATCCTATAACCGACATTCCTGTAAAATTGTCTATTTCAGATAATCTTCTAGAATGGACCAGGCCTGTTCCCCTCTTTATTTCATGGGTCGAAAAGGCCGATAGTTGTGATATCAAATCAAGTTTCTGCCGGCACTCCTTCTTTTTTGGTTCAGAGGATGCCGCAAACAAATGGTTAGAAAAAAATCCATTAGGAAAAATTTCAAAAGTAGAAGATTTTTTTTCCAATTCTAGCGGGTTTAAATGTTGTTAATTCTATTTGTATGTATATCATAAAGTTATTCTAAACCTTCTTTGGTTTTTAGGAAAGAAAACGAGATTTATATAAATTAAAAACTAACCAATCTAAAATTTAAATTATGAAAAAGTACGATGTATTTGTAATAGGTTCTGGTATGTCAGGTATGACCGCTGCCAATAAATGTGCCTCCAAAGGCCTTAAGGTAGGCATTACCGATGAACTTCCCTATGGTGGAACCTGTGCCCTAAGAGGCTGTGATCCCAAAAAGGTGATTATAGGCGCAACGGAAGTACGTGATTTTGCAGAAAGGCTTAAAGGAAATGGAATAGATACAGTGCCTAAAGTCAATTGGGAAGATATTATGGCATTTAAACAATCTTTTGTGGATGCCATGCCTCCTAAAATTGAAAAAGGATATAAGAATAAAGACATAGACACCTATCATACTTCAGCTAAATTTTTATCTGATAACACCTTAGAGTTAGGTGATGAAGTTATTGAAGCCGATAAATTTGTGATCGCAACC includes:
- a CDS encoding DUF2652 domain-containing protein, producing the protein MPANSMGVSRCIQLKKGIMPGLLLIPDITGFTKYINEADLQYSQITIALLLEAILKNNKLGLQVSEIEGDAILFYSFKKDYTVDEIIEQCFLMHRAFHHQLKQIIETDCSCGACTLLGELSLKFILHYGELGSVMINDFCKLYGKEVIIAHRLLKNDLALKEYILATEDFFTQYGTNYIRNLQFEKTSQVIDEVGIINYRFLKFY
- a CDS encoding heavy-metal-associated domain-containing protein, whose product is MKNLLVITVLVLSLTSFQVKAQQCCPTSKSQTIMEASINQQTTNTVKFKIDGITCAGCSNAIYNALKEVEGVVEHSVEYPGDIAIIKFENSKTNIETLKKIIEKKGYKVEKVIETTQNES
- the merB gene encoding organomercurial lyase, which translates into the protein MKKQEIIFDGHQFVNGFEKMLKEMNLPNSDKVYWELLKGRPLPRGRFSEVMDVPIDKAHQIIQQYGEVNKEGEIVGYLGLSLNKTVHQLNFDNKTLYAWCAMDSILLPRYLMHRWEIISIDPITDIPVKLSISDNLLEWTRPVPLFISWVEKADSCDIKSSFCRHSFFFGSEDAANKWLEKNPLGKISKVEDFFSNSSGFKCC
- the merA gene encoding mercury(II) reductase, with translation MQKEITLPIQGMTCTGCATGIEKKVKQLEGVIALDVSYPKGEGKFIFDSSTTSQQDIIDNIEMSGQYKASNGQQVSDKNNFDLIIVGGGSAAFSAAIKAESLGLKTLMVNAGLNFGGTCVNVGCVPSKNLIRAAETAYHATHSNFQGIRPKGVDIDFSQVIKDKKDLVAALQQQKYMDVVKDFKNLAMLTGWAEFVDKGTIIVDGKDTYTATNILIATGATTYIPNIEGLNEVGYLTNVSLFDLEEKPQSLTIMGAGYIGLEIAMAYNRLGVKVRIIEFTDRPLRSQTKDITDVLEAQMKKEGIEILPNFRAFKFEKQGADTIIHCNCPDGTTTQIIEKGKIVVATGTKPNTSKLGLDKIKMNLSAVGHVLVNEKMETNISNIFAAGDVTQTPPFVYTAATEGSTAVSNAFSLSKTGIDYSSLPWVVFTDPQVAGAGMDEIVAEEAGLPFEVSKLDLSHVPRALAAQDTRGFIKLIRNTETDKLIGARVIAPEGGELIQQLSMAIKFGITVKDLAESFYPYLTLGEGIKLAAITFGKDVSKLSCCAS